Proteins co-encoded in one Astyanax mexicanus isolate ESR-SI-001 chromosome 1, AstMex3_surface, whole genome shotgun sequence genomic window:
- the LOC125799454 gene encoding uncharacterized protein LOC125799454: MLSTSGWLKLTAANGLDIPYLGYLELEMDTMGIKIPDCGFLVVENPESSQSSLPAIIGMNIISRCRQLVQAEFVTTLDAKLDSDWRTVFQQMHTCDVDKTKMARIAGKDFVHVPAESVVTVMVRGFSDKSPNQGSWLLEPGKLPLPGGIVVMPSLVKEHRHQVPVQVVNLSREDVWLNPRTRIGVLSPVQCITNNQHCEVTFQCISANTEQVSVDLKESQDHQKVSDILSKLDIGGTEKEQAELRALLGKYSDVFAVGDDELGYTEKVKHEIVLVDDTPVNLPYRRIPPTQYKEVKDHISQLLRKGVIQESTSSYASPVVVVRKSDGSIRLCVDYRKLNLKTKRDAFPLPRIDESFDALRGAKFFSSIDLASGYHQVAVHERDRHKTAFTTPYGLYEHLRMPMGVVNGPATFQRLMQATMTDLIFQIILVYLDDILVFSRTSRLGRSNKAADALSRHPLAGEPNVASEDLEYDGCVAICNLINKGTTLGQELVDVGLERCDVRQIRARQSQIRPVLRLVLKQRQWNRILGPILRFTHYLCLLLVGAKELMQDIILTCIMNPDPY; the protein is encoded by the exons ATGCTTTCAACCTCTGGCTGGCTTAAATTAACCGCcgccaatggattagatattccttacctgggctatttggagttagagatggatactatgggtattaaaatccctgattgtggatttttagtcGTGGAAAACCCTGAGAGTTCTCAGTCATCCCTACCTGCTATCATAGGCATGAATATCATCAGTCGTTGTCGTCAGTTAGTTCAGGCTGAATTTGTTACAACTTTGGATGCAAAGCTAGACTCAGATTGgaggactgttttccaacagatgCATACATGTGATGTTGACAAGACAAAGATGGCTCGAATAGCAGGGAAAGATTTTGTACATGTCCCAGCTGAATCAGTagtcactgtcatggtcagaggtttctcagacaagtcaccaaaccaaggttcatggttGTTGGAGCCTGGTAAACTACCATTACCAGGAGGTATTGTAGTCATGCCTTCTTTGGTTAAGGAACACAGGCATCAGGTTCCAGTGCAAGTAGTTAATCTCTCTAGAGAGGATGTGTGGCTCAATCCACGAACTCGCATAGGTGTCTTATCAcctgtacagtgcattaccaataaTCAGCACTGTGAAGTAACGTTTCAGTGCATTTCAGCCAATACAGAGCAGGtgtcagtggatttaaaagagtctcaagatcatcaaaaggtgtctgatatactgagtaagctggatataggtggcactgaaaaagaacaagcagagttaagggccttacttggtaaatattcagatgtgttcgctgttggagatgatgagctaggctacacagaaaaggtgaaacatgagattgtgttagttgatgacactccagtgaaccttccataccgtcgtatcccaccgacccagtacaaggaggtcaaagatcacatttctcagcttctaaggaaaggagtgattcaggagagtaccagctcctatgcttcacctgtggtagtagtgaggaagtctgatggtagtatacgactctgcgtcgactatcgtaagctaaacttaaaaactaagcgagacgcatttcctttacctcgtatagacgaaagttttgatgctctgagaggtgcaaagttcttctcatccatagacctggctagtggataccaccaggtggcagtacatgaacgtgaccggcacaagactgcattcacaaccccatatgggttatatgaacatttacgcatgccgatgggggttgtaaatggaccagctacatttcaaaggttgatgcaggcaactatgactgacctaatttttcaaataattttagtatacttggatgacattttagtcttctctaggacat CCAGGCTGGGACGGAGTAATAAGGCTGCGGATGCCCTCTCTAGGCACCCTTTAGCAGGGGAGCCGAATGTTGCCTCTGAAGATCTGGAGTATGATGGTTGTGTGGCTATTTGTAATTTGATCAACAAAGGAACCACACTAGGGCAGGAACTAGTAGATGTTGGGCTGGAGAGGTGCGATGTTCGACAAATTCGAGCAA GACAGAGTCAAATCCGACCAGTGTTGAGGTTGGTCCTGAAGCAGAGACAGTGGAATCGGATACTGGGTCCAATCTTGAGGTTCACTCATTACCTGTGCCTACTCCTCGTAGGAGCAAAAGAACTAATGCAGGACATCATTCTAACCTGCATCATGAACCCAGATCCATATTAG